The genomic interval TTCTTGCGGTGAGATACCTGTACTTGCTAATGTGTAATCGAAAAATTTAACGATATTGGCACCGACGTAACCTTTAAATCTAACTTCTGGATGACCTGCAATTTGTTCAGCAACGACACTTGCACCGCGATGTGCACCCCAAGCGAGTGGTACATGTGCAGGCAGGTCAACGTGACGATAAAAGCTTGTGACAATATCGCCAACCGCATAAATGTTTGGAATATTCGTTTCAAATTTGTCATTGACTGGAATATAGCCCTTTGCGTCAAGTTGCACACCAGAATTTTGGATGAACTCTGAATTTGGTTGTACACCGACGCCTGCAATAATCATGTCATAATCTTCAACTACACCTGACTTAAATGTTACCGTATGACCGTCAATGGACTGAATCTCCTCATTTAAGCGATACGGAATACTGTATGCATTCAGCGCATCGAAAATGACACTGTTCATATCTTGATCCATCAATTTATTCACTGCTTCAGAACGATGGATTAATGTCGGATGTAGGCCGCGATGGTGCATATTTTCTACCATTTCAAGGCTGACGTATCCCGCTCCGACAATTAAAACGCTTTGTACATTGTTTTTGCGAATATATGTATCGATTTGGTCAGTATCGTCCATATTGCGCAATGTGAAAAGGTGAGGAACGTCAAAGTTAAGGTGGCTTGCACGTGCACCTGGACTGAGCACTAAAATATCATAAGGGTCTTCAAATGTTTCGCCAGTCAGATGATTTTTCACGGTTACTGTTTGATTTTTGACATCTAGTTTAAGTACTTCGTATTTCACTTTGACATCAATATTCTTTTTCGCCTTAAAGTTTTCTGGTGTTGCTGATAAAATGTCATCTCGTTCTTCTACAACATTTCCCAGGTAATAAGGTAAACCACAATTTGCGAAACTCATAAAACTATCTTTTTCATATACAGTAATACGGCTTTCATTGTCTAAACGTCGAATTTGGCTGGCACTTGTTGCACCACCCGCGACTGCACCGACGACAATAATATGTTTTGTCATTGTAACTACTCCTTCTTCCAACAGTTGTGTTATTTCTCTTTAGGCATATTTAAGTTAAAGAAACGATTTAAATAAATTCCGATACCGTCTTCATTATTCGACAGTGTTGTTTCTTTTGCGACATGTTTGAGCTCATCAATCGCATTTCCCATCGCAATACCATGTTTCGCATATTTAATCATTTCTAAATCATTATCTTCATCGCCAAATGCAATAATATGGTCATGCTCGATTTGTAGACAATCTTTCACAATATCGATACCGACTGCTTTACTGATGCCCTTTTTGACAATTTCAATGACTGGGAAAGGGGCCCCCCAACGACGATGTTCGATATTTTCAGCATAGAAGCGTGTCAACACTTGTTTCACACGTGGAATCATCATTTCTTCCGCTTCAATTAATAGTGATGTTGGATCTTCATTTAAGTTTTCGCGTAAATCGCCAACTTTTGTCACTGGATTTCCCATGCTAAAACCTTCAAAAAGATGTGGGTCAGGTTGATCTAAAAAGACGCAATCTTTCACTTCAGCAATCATATTTTTCACTTGCATTTTTTTCAAAGTTTCAATAATGCTCGTCGCAAGTCCTTCATCTAAACGATGGTGTTGCACTGAGAATGTCTCATCATGGGGATGATGTACAAACGCACCATTAAAGTTAACGATAGGCGTTTTTAATCCAAGTTGATCGTAATAACGCTGACTTGCACGATAAGGTCGACCCGTTGCAATAATGACGGCATGCCCTTTTTGTTGTAGTGCTTTTAACACACGAAATGTATATTCTGGAATCTCCTTTTCATCATTTAAAAGTGTTCCATCTAAATCTAAACAAATTAAATGTTGTTTCATTCATACTCTCCTTAGTACCAAGTTTCAGTGTATACATATCATAGCATTTTATTGTCGAAAAGTGGGGATTTTGATATATTGTTACTAGTAATAACATAAAAGAGGTGATACGGATGGAAGAGGCACTGAAAGATAGTATTTTAGGCGCGCTTGAAAATGTCATTGACCCTGAGTTAGGGATTGATATTGTCAATTTAGGGCTTGTTTATAAAGTTGATTTAGATGATGATGGTTTATGTACTGTAGAAATGACACTCACTTCAATTGGTTGTCCATTAGGGCCACAAATTGTTGACCAAGTTAAAACAGTATTAGCAGAACTTCCAGAAATTCAAGATACCGAAGTGAACATCGTTTGGAATCCACCATGGAATAAAGATATGATGTCACGTTATGCTAAAATTGCGTTAGGTATCAGCTAATATTTTTGAAGTAGTTAAAGGGGCTTTCTCAATTGTGAATTCAATTTTGAAAGTCTTTTTTTTACCTATGAACAGGACGCAATCTTACTGCTCCCCCGCATAACTCCTTGAAGTTACAGGTCAATAGCATCGTTTGAAGTATAGCTACCACAATGTAAAAAATTTTAGATGCTCAATAAAACGTTTACATAAATTTCGCGAATACAATTGCACGAATGAAAACAAAAGTATACAATATATAATCAATACATTAAATTTGGAAAGAATGATGTTTGTGTGGAACTATAATCAACGAGACAGAAAACCTATAAGTCCGCGATACATGCCTGGGTTAGACGGTATTAGAGCGGTTGCAGTCATCGCAATCATTATCTATCATCTCAATCCACAATGGTTGTCGGGTGGCTTTCTAGGGGTAGATACATTTTTTGTGATTTCTGGTTATTTAATTACGAGTTTGTTATTAACGGAGTATCATCATACGGGAAAAATTGAATTGACATCATTTTGGCTAAGACGTGTTAAACGACTAATTCCTGCAGTGCTCTTTTTAGTCATGGGCGTACTTGTGCTTACCTTAGTTTTCATGCCAACGGAAATTCAAAAAGTACGTGCGGATAGTATTGCGGCAATATTTTATGTGTCGAATTGGTGGTACATTATGCAAAATGTCGATTACTTTGAACAATTTGCAGTACAACCATTAAAACATCTATGGTCATTAGCAATAGAAGAGCAGTTTTATCTCGTGTTTCCGATTGTATTACTTGGTTTGTTAAGCTTTATGCGTCGTCTGAAATCGATACGCATCACATTTTTAATATTACTCGTCATCTCCATGATCACGATGATGGTGTTATACGTACCGAACGAAAATGTTGCACGTGTTTATTTTGGTACTGATACACGGATACAAACATTATTGATGGGGGTATTGCTTGCACTTGTTTGGCCACCTTTTCAATTAAAAGCGAAAGTGAACCGCAAGATGCGCATGATGATCGATACTGCTGGCGTAATCGGTTTGGCTATTTTATTTATATGTTTCAAATTCGTATCTGAAACGAATAGTATTTTGTATTACGGAGGATTTTTTCTCATTTCAGCGGTCACATTATTAGTTATCGCAAGTAGTGTTCATCCTTCAGGGTATTTTGCGAAGTTTTTAGGCAACAAAGTTTTTACCTTTATCGGTAGCCGATCGTATAGTTTATATTTATGGCATTATCCGATTATCGTATTGATTCACCATCAGTTCGTGCAAGGTCAAATTCCACCTTTAGTTTATGTCGTTGAAATTTTATTGATGGTGCTCATGGCGGAGTTTTCTTACAAATCTATCGAACAGCCGTTTAGAAAAGAAGGATTTAACATTTTCGCCTTTAATCATTTGAAAAATTGGCGTTCACAAAAAGTTTTGCGGACATGGTTAGTGATTATTTTACTCATTCCAACGTTACTCGTAATGGTGGGGGTCTTTAACCGTTTCACCAAAAATAATAGTACGCAAGTGACAGAAGTGAATACCGAAGAAATTGATAAACTGATTACCCAACCACTGCCGTTACCACAACTTGAAATTGATGGCTTTGTCGTGAAAGGGAATAAGCAGAAATATGCATCATGGAAACCGTTATTGATTGGTGATTCCGTGATGGTAGACATTGGCGACTACTTTAAATCATTTGTGCCTAAAGCAGACATTAATGGTAAAGTGGGACGTAACTTAGTAGAAGCGATACCTCTTGCGAAACAGCAATATCAAAGCTATCGTGATAAAAATGATATTGTCGTCCTTGAATTAGGGACAAATGGTGATTTTACAGAAGAACAGTTGAACAGTTTGCTAGAACAATTCGGCAAGGCAGATATTTATGTCGTGAATACGCGCGTCCCACGTTCTTATGAATCACATGTGAATGCAGTGTTAGCGAAAGCAGCGAAAAAACGAGCGAATGTGACGTTAGTCGATTGGTATAGCCGTTCTGAAAATCATACAGAATATTTTGCGCCGGATGGCATTCATTTAGAGCCACCAGGTGTGCGTGCATTAACGAACAGCATTATTCAAACGATTGAAAAAAATCACAGTACGAAGAAAAAGAATAAGTAACAAAAAGAGGGTTATGTCTTGAAAAAGATGTAGCCTTATTTTTTGATTAAAATGGATGTGATTGGGTTAAATATATGAGGGAGAATTAAAAAATAGTCAAAAAAAGTCAAAGTTATCGATTGATTTTTAGTAAATGTGGACTTATAATAGAGTTAAGGTCAAAGAAAGTCAAAGTCAATTTGACCTATTCCAATAAAGGAGTGAGACATTTTGGACATTAATCAAATGACACATGCGATTCAAAATGCACTTCAAAAAGCAATTGAACATGCGAAAACATACAAATTAACAAATGTAGAAGTAGAGGCTGTTTTAAAAGCAGTACTCGAAGCACCAGAAAGCTTATTTCACAGTATTTTAGAACGTGCAAACATTGATACGCATGCTTTAAACCAAGCATATGAAGACAAGTTAAAAAATTATCCAACAGTGAAAGGTGACAACGTCCAATATGGGCAATATATGTCGCCTCAAATGAACAATTTATTCGTTAAAGCTGAAAATTACATGCAAGCATATGACGATCAATATATTTCGATGGAACATGTTTTACGTGCGGCCATCGATGTTGATGAAACGACGAAACGATTTGTTGACGGTAAAAAAGATATCATCATTGAAATTATTAAAAAGATAAGAGGAGGGAATCATGTGACTACACAAAATCCTGAAGTAAACTACGAAGCATTAGCAAAATATGGTCGTGACCTCGTTGAAGAAGTTCGTAAAGGCAACATGGACCCTGTCATTGGTCGTGATGAAGAAATTCGTAATACGATTCGCATTTTAAGTCGTAAAACGAAAAACAACCCTGTTCTTATTGGTGAACCAGGTGTCGGTAAAACGGCGATTGTTGAAGGATTGGCACAACGTATCGTGAAAAGAGATGTGCCCGATTCATTGCTCGACAAGACAGTGTTTGAATTAGACTTAAGTGCGCTCGTTGCAGGTGCGAAATACCGTGGTGAATTTGAAGAACGACTCAAAGCGGTATTGAAAGAAGTCAAAGAATCAGAAGGTCGTATTTTACTCTTTATAGATGAAATTCATATGTTAGTCGGTGCAGGTAAAACGGACGGTGCGATGGATGCCGGCAACATGTTGAAACCCATGTTAGCAAGAGGTGAACTTCACTGTATTGGTGCGACAACATTAAATGAGTATCGTGAATACATCGAAAAAGATTCTGCGTTAGAGCGTCGTTTCCAAAAAGTTGCAGTTGCGGAGCCGACTGTTGAAGATACAATTTCTATTTTAAGAGGCTTGAAAGAACGTTATGAAGTCCACCATGGTGTGCGTATTCAAGACCGTGCACTCGTTGCGGCAGCGGAATTGTCAGATCGCTATATTACAGACCGATTCTTACCGGATAAAGCGATTGATTTAGTCGATCAAGCTTCAGCAACCATTCGAACAGAAATGGGCTCTAATCCAACTGAACTCGACCAAGCGAATCGTCGTGTGATGCAGTTAGAAATTGAAGAAAATGCATTGAAAAAAGAGTCTGATGAAGCAAGTCGTATTCGTTTGAAAGAATTACAAGAAGAATTAGCTGAAGAAAAAGAAAAACAAGCGGCATTGCAAGCACGTGTGGAAAATGAAAAAGAAAAAATTGCAAAAGTCCAAAAAAAACGTGCAGAACTTGATGAAAGTCGTAAAGCGTTAGAAGATGCAGAAAACAACTATGACCTTGAAAAAGCAGCGATTCTTCAACACGGTAAAATTCCAGAATTAGAAAAAGAATTAAAAGCGTTAGAAGCGGCATTCCAAGAAGAAAAAGGCACAGACTCAGACCGCATTATTCGTGAAGTCGTGACAGACGAAGAAATCGGTGAAATCGTCAGTCAATGGACAGGCATTCCTGTGTCAAAACTTGTCGAAACTGAACGTGAAAAATTATTACACTTATCCGATATTTTACATGAGCGTGTCGTAGGTCAAGATCGTGCGGTAGATTTAGTAGCGGATGCGGTTGTACGCGCTAGAGCAGGAATTAAAGACCCCAATCGTCCTATTGGCTCATTTCTATTTTTAGGGCCAACAGGGGTCGGTAAAACAGAACTAGCGAAATCATTAGCGTCATCATTGTTTGATTCTGAAAAACATATGATTCGCATTGATATGAGTGAATATATGGAAAAACACGCTGTCTCTCGTTTAATCGGGGCGCCTCCAGGTTATGTGGGTCATGATGAAGGCGGTCAATTAACAGAAGCAGTGAGACGTAACCCATATTCAGTCATTTTGTTAGACGAAGTGGAAAAAGCACATACAGATGTCTTTAACGTATTACTTCAAATTTTAGATGAAGGTCGTTTAACAGATTCAAAAGGACGTAGCGTTGATTTCAAAAACACAATTATCATTATGACAAGTAATATCGGCTCACAAATTTTACTTGAAAATGTGAAAGATAGTGGCAAGATTGATGATGCGACAGAAAAAGCAGTCATGAACAGTTTGAATGCATACTTTAAACCTGAAATATTAAACCGTATGGACGATATCGTATTGTTCAAACCATTAACAATGGATGATATGCAAATGATTGTCGATAAAATCTTGATTAACTTGAACATGCGCTTAATGGATCAACGTATTACATTAGAAATTTCAGATGAAGCGGCAAAATGGATGGCTGAAACAGCTTACGAACCACAGTTTGGTGCACGTCCACTTAAACGCTTTGTACAACGACATGTCGAAACACCACTTGCACGTATGATGATCAAAGAAAACTTACCAGAAGGCACAATCGTATACGGCGATTTGAAAGATGGGGACATTCATTTTGAAGTAGAAAAACCGCAAAGTGTAGACAGTGAAAACGAATAGATTATAGATTGAGGCTGGGAGACAATTGAGTTCTTCCAGCCTTTTATGATCAAAGAAAGTTGTAATCGTGAAGCAAATAATGAACATAGGGTATATGGGACTAAAAAATTTTGATACTTGTCATGTTCCTTATTCATAAATTTGTCCGCATTGATTCATTGTCTTTGAAATTCAATTGCCCAAATGGACGAGACTCCTGAGGAAAAAGTAAAAAACAATATCACGTCTAATCACTTTGATAGTGGTTACTGTTTATCGCAGTAGCTGTCTGACTTCTCAAAAGCATACGCATTGAGAAGTCAGACACTTTGTGTGTAGGCAGTACTACGAAATCTTTGTGACACATGAGATTTCTGTACTGCGCCCAAAATCCAATTCGGCTTCCATCTAGTGAACCTTTCAATCAAGCCAAATTAAGTTGGAGGATCAGCCCCTAGGAAACGAGAGTCTATGATGGCAATTGTGAGCATTTAATAAGGTTATTAATGAGGGCGATTTGATTAAAATATATCAATCAAGACAAGCAATAATTTTTATGGTGCTTCTTTTCAATGTCATAAATATAAAAAATTAATAGAAATATTGAGATTTACTAAAAAAGGTTTTAATATAGATGTGTGAATTTAACTATCAGCCCAATTCGCACATTATACATAGAAAAGGTGAAGAACTTGAATAAATGGACAAAAGCATCAGCAGCACTTTTAGCATTAGGCATCGTTTCTTCTAGCGTATCGACTGCAACATACGCTTCAGGTAGTGGCGCAGTTAAAACTGAGCAAACAGAAAAGCACGAAATAAAAGCGAAAGATAAGGCAGCGCAAACGTTAGGTCAACAAAACATCATGAGTGTGGCTTGGTATCAAAACTCAGCAGAAGCCAAAGCATTGTATGCACAAGGTTATAACGCAGCGAAAGAAACTTTAAGTAAAAAGATTAAAAATCATCACGGTGGTAAAAAATTAGCCATCGTCCTTGATATTGATGAAACAGTGCTCGATAACTCACCGTATCAAGCAACGAATGCATTAAAAGGTCAATCTTTCCCAGAAGGTTGGCATGAATGGGTACAATCTGCACAAGCAAAACCTGTTTATGGCGCGAGATCATTCTTGAAATATGCAGATCGTCATGATGTTGAAATCTTTTATGTATCAGACCGTTCACATGAAAAAGATTTAGACGCGACAATTAAAAACTTAAGAAATGAAAAATTGCCACAAGCCGATAAAAAGCATGTGTTGCTGAAAAAAGAAGGGGAAAAAGGAAAAACTGAACGTCGCGATAAAGTACGTACAGATTACAATTTAGTCATGTTATTTGGCGACAACTTACTTGATTTTGATGAGCCTAAACAACCGACAGCGAAATCACGTGAAGCACTTGTGAAGCAACATGAAGATGATTTCGGTAGCAAGTACATCATTTTCCCTAACCCAATGTACGGTAGTTGGGAAGCGACATTATATGACAATAACTACGGCTTAGAAAACAATAAAAAAATTCAAAGTCGTGAACAGTCATTACGTTATTTCGATGCGAAAACTAATAAAGTACAATCGTACGAAATGAAGTAAATTCTACTAAAACCTTAAAAAACTGATGAGGCCATATTAAAGTCTCGTCAGTTTTTTACGTATGGGCAAGTGCTTTGAAATACGTGTGGAATATGTAAAAAAGGCTAGAAATTGAACAAAAATTCTGTCCAACATCCAACCTTTTCAAAATGGCATACGATGTCAAATCTCATTCGTATCTTGTGATTGCTTCGGTGGTGTCGTTGCAACATCTAACAATGCAAGTGCAATCACTATAATGACAGCGACAAACAATGGCGTCACAACATTTAGTGGACCGCCACCACTCAAGCTATTTAAAACGAAATTAATCATTTCTATAAGTAAAACAGCCCAAATCAATGTGATGAAGTATTTCATTGTATATTGCCTCCATTTAACTGATAATTCTATTATAGTATGCTTGAGATGTTTTGTATACCATCCCTAGCATGTCACTTGTCTTTTTTTGTGACTATATGTTAAATTAATACCTGGTATTAAAAATTTTAAAAGAAGGTGTTCAAACCATGAATGTAGGTATTAAAGGATTTGGTGCATATGCCCCAGATCGAGTTGTCGATAATGCATATTTTGAATCATACCTAGATACATCTGACGAATGGATTTCACAAATGACTGGGATTAAAGAACGTAGATGGGCAGATGAGAATCAAGATACATCTGATTTAGCGTATGAAGCAAGTATTCGTGCGATTGAAGATGCAGGTATCGATGCACAAGACATAGACATGGTTATTGTTGCAACATCTACTGGAGATCATCGTTTTCCAACAGTGGCAAATATGTTACAACAGCGACTAGGACTCGGTAAAGTTGCATCTATGGATCAATTAGCCGCATGTTCTGGATTTATGTACGGTATCGTTACAGCACGTTCATTTGTATTATCAGGTGAATATCAAAATGTGCTCGTAGTGGGTGCAGATAAACTTTCAAAAATTACAGATTTAAATGACCGTTCAACTGCTATTTTGTTTGGAGACGGTGCAGGTGCAGTGATTATTGGCGAAGTATCTGAAAATCGTGGTATTCTGAGCTATGAGTTAGGTTCAGATGGTGTTGGTGGCAAATACCTTTACCAAGATCAAGAAACAAACTTTATTCGTATGAATGGCCGCGAAGTTTTCAAATTTGCGGTACGTGTGATGGGTGAATCGTCACAACGTGCAGTTGAAAAAGCGAATTTAGGCCCAGATGACATTAATATGTTTATTCCACACCAAGCGAATATCCGTATTATGGAATCCGCGCGTCAACGATTAAATTTACCAAAAGAAAAAATGAGTGTTTCAGTGGATAAATTTGGTAACACATCAGCAGCTTCTATCCCGCTCAGTGTCAAACAAGAACTAGAAAATGGACGTATTAAAGACGATGATGTCGTTGTTTTTGTAGGCTTCGGTGGCGGACTTACTTGGGGCTCAATCGTCATCAGATGGGGTAAATAAATAGAGGAGGAAATGAATATGACAAAAAAACAGCGTGTTGTAGTGACAGGTCTTGGTGGCTTATCACCAATCGGAAATGATGTCCCGTCAATGTGGGAAAATGCATTAAATGGTGTGAATGGTATTGATAAAATTACTAGAATCGATACAGAACCTTATCAAGTGCACATTGGTGGAGAACTAAAAGATTTTAATGTTGAAGACTTTATTCCTAAAAAAGAAGCACGTAAAATGGCGCGCTTTACACAATATGCCGTTGTAGCGTCACGTGAAGCGTTAACAGATTCAGGACTTACAATTGATGAAACGAATGCGAATCGTGTCGGCGTATGGATTGGTTCAGGCATCGGTGGTATGGAAACATTTGAACAAGCATATGATCAATTGAAAGCCAAAGGACCACGTCGCGTTAGTCCTTTCTTCGTACCGATGTTAATTCCAGATATGGCATCAGGACAAGTGTCAATTGATACAGGTGCGAAAGGGCCAAACGGTGCAACAGTTACAGCATGTGCGACTGCAACGAACTCTATTGGTGAAGCATTTAAAATTATCGAACGTGGCGATGCAGACGTGATGATTGCAGGGGGAACAGAAGCCCCAATCACACATATGTCTATTGCAGGATTTAGTGCGAGCCGTGCGTTAACTACAAATGGTGACATCGAAACAGCATGTCGTCCATTCCAAGAAGGTCGTGACGGTTTTGTCATGGGTGAAGGTGCAGGGATTTTAATTTTAGAATCATTAGAATCTGCACAAGCACGTGGCGCGAAAATTTATGCTGAACTTGTCGGATACGGTGCTACAGGTGATGCGTATCATATTACTGCGCCAGGTCCAGAAGGTGAAGGTGGTTCTCGTGCGATGGAAGCTGCGATTAAAGATGCAGGTATCCAACCGAGCGATATTCAGTACTTAAATGCACACGGGACAAGTACACCAGTAGGCGACTTATCTGAAATTCAAGCGGTTAAAAATACGTTTGGTGAAGCAGCGTATCACCTTAAAATTAGTTCTACAAAATCAATGACAGGTCACTTATTAGGTGCAACAGGTGGTGTCGAAGCGATTTTCTCTATTTTATCTATCCGTGATAGTAAAATCGCACCGACCATCCATGCAAATTCACCAGATCCAGAAATTGATTTAGACATTACACCAAATGTTGCGGTGGATCATGACATCGAATATGCGATGAGCAACAGTTTAGGTTTTGGTGGACATAACGCTGTATTAATTTTCAAGAAATATAGTGAATAGAGCGATTAAAAATGAGCGATGATGCTTTCTATGATGATAGAGGGTGTCATCGCTTTATTCATGTATGTAACTTTTTCTAAAAAACAGCACGACGATGAATGCGATAATAGAACAAACGACATAGACGATACCATAGTGAAGCGGTACGAACAACCCGAATAAGACACACGATAAAGGTGTCAAACCGAAAACGATACTTTGTGTTAATGAAAATACGCGTGATTTGAAATTTTCTTCAATCATTTGATGCATCATCATTTGAAATGTAATAATATTCAGCGACACTGAACAGCCTAACAAAACGTTACTGAGCAATATCAAACTGTAGACGAGCATAGGATTTGTGAGTAAAAAGTATGTAGACGCAACAATCAATAAGGATAAAGCTTGTAATAACATAGAGATGACATATAAATTTTTAATGTGGCTATTGATTTTAAACATCGTGATAACGAGCGACGAAAGTACAATAGCACCTCCAAGTACACCTTCAGCCATACCTAAAAGTTTTGACGAGTAATGGAGTTGGTTCACAATGACGATAGGGAATCCGACAATGAGGGCATTACATAAGAAATTCATACATAAACTCGTGATGATGATCATCTTTAATGGATGATGGTGAAATAAGTATGTCATGCCTTCTAACAAACCTTTTGAAAATGATGTTGCTTTAGGATGTACAGTTGGATTTTTAAATGTTAAAAAGAGCAATAAAATCAAGCCAATGCGCTCTGTAGCCGCATTGATGAACGCGAGTGTATTGATTTTGATGATTGCAACGATGAATCCGCCTAAAATGGGTGTGATGAGTAATGAAGCGGTTTGAATGGTTTGCCTTATCGATACCATTTTTTCTAAGTAAAGGCCCCGTGATAAACTTAAAATTGGACGAAATCGTTATTTTAACCATCGCATCAACAAAAACTAAAATAATCATCACTGTAAAGATACTAGAGATGTCGTTGTGATGGAGACATGCAAATAAAAATAAAGACATACTGCTTAAAAGTTGACCGAATAGCAGTATTTTTTATTGGAATGTCGATCAATTAAATTGCCTAACAATGGGCTAGTAAGTACAGTAATGATAGATAGAACAGCAAGATAACTCCCGAAAATTGAGCCCGAATCCGTAATTGTTAAAATGTAGAAGCCACAAGCAAATGTAAAAATAGCAGAAAAAATGTTGATATCGTTTCAAAACATAACAGTATGATTGAGTTTTTCATGCAATCCCCCCTAGTCATTAATTATAATACATACAAAAAAATGAAGGCCTTTACTTTTTCGAAAATTCTAATAAAAATATTTTTGACTAAAAAAAGACGAGGCCATCTCAAAATTCCCTCGTCTTTTTGGGTTTTGCTATTGTTAAAGTCATTTTCATTTCTCTGAATAGTTATACAGCACTGTTTGTATTAGAAGCACATTTGGATGGTTACATGAGGCTCTACTTTGGAAATGAAATGGTAAAAAGTCACTATATAATAGTAGAAAGTCGTCACAAATATTCCATTTATGAAGTACCCTGCTGTTGTTGTCATATTGCTACAAATCTATCATCACAAGGCATCATGCATGTGAGCTGAGTTCTAAATAGAGCATTCGAACTGACAATGGATAAATAACTTAAAAGTGATAAAGGATGTCGGCGATATTTCGGAATTATCAGACTTCATACACACGCTAAACAAACATTTGTGCATAAGAGATACACATCATTTTAAATTAAATATGCAATGATAATCGCTAATAAAAAGTAGACGAGCTGCATGATTAAAGCAGGTTTAATCCA from Staphylococcus sp. MI 10-1553 carries:
- a CDS encoding CoA-disulfide reductase: MTKHIIVVGAVAGGATSASQIRRLDNESRITVYEKDSFMSFANCGLPYYLGNVVEERDDILSATPENFKAKKNIDVKVKYEVLKLDVKNQTVTVKNHLTGETFEDPYDILVLSPGARASHLNFDVPHLFTLRNMDDTDQIDTYIRKNNVQSVLIVGAGYVSLEMVENMHHRGLHPTLIHRSEAVNKLMDQDMNSVIFDALNAYSIPYRLNEEIQSIDGHTVTFKSGVVEDYDMIIAGVGVQPNSEFIQNSGVQLDAKGYIPVNDKFETNIPNIYAVGDIVTSFYRHVDLPAHVPLAWGAHRGASVVAEQIAGHPEVRFKGYVGANIVKFFDYTLASTGISPQELKNFDYQMVEVNLNTHASYYPDNSKVHLRAYFDKETRRILRVAAVGQKDVDKRIDVLSMALMHQTTIDELTEFEVAYAPPFAHPKDLINMLGYKTRNL
- a CDS encoding Cof-type HAD-IIB family hydrolase; the encoded protein is MKQHLICLDLDGTLLNDEKEIPEYTFRVLKALQQKGHAVIIATGRPYRASQRYYDQLGLKTPIVNFNGAFVHHPHDETFSVQHHRLDEGLATSIIETLKKMQVKNMIAEVKDCVFLDQPDPHLFEGFSMGNPVTKVGDLRENLNEDPTSLLIEAEEMMIPRVKQVLTRFYAENIEHRRWGAPFPVIEIVKKGISKAVGIDIVKDCLQIEHDHIIAFGDEDNDLEMIKYAKHGIAMGNAIDELKHVAKETTLSNNEDGIGIYLNRFFNLNMPKEK
- a CDS encoding metal-sulfur cluster assembly factor, coding for MEEALKDSILGALENVIDPELGIDIVNLGLVYKVDLDDDGLCTVEMTLTSIGCPLGPQIVDQVKTVLAELPEIQDTEVNIVWNPPWNKDMMSRYAKIALGIS
- a CDS encoding acyltransferase family protein is translated as MFVWNYNQRDRKPISPRYMPGLDGIRAVAVIAIIIYHLNPQWLSGGFLGVDTFFVISGYLITSLLLTEYHHTGKIELTSFWLRRVKRLIPAVLFLVMGVLVLTLVFMPTEIQKVRADSIAAIFYVSNWWYIMQNVDYFEQFAVQPLKHLWSLAIEEQFYLVFPIVLLGLLSFMRRLKSIRITFLILLVISMITMMVLYVPNENVARVYFGTDTRIQTLLMGVLLALVWPPFQLKAKVNRKMRMMIDTAGVIGLAILFICFKFVSETNSILYYGGFFLISAVTLLVIASSVHPSGYFAKFLGNKVFTFIGSRSYSLYLWHYPIIVLIHHQFVQGQIPPLVYVVEILLMVLMAEFSYKSIEQPFRKEGFNIFAFNHLKNWRSQKVLRTWLVIILLIPTLLVMVGVFNRFTKNNSTQVTEVNTEEIDKLITQPLPLPQLEIDGFVVKGNKQKYASWKPLLIGDSVMVDIGDYFKSFVPKADINGKVGRNLVEAIPLAKQQYQSYRDKNDIVVLELGTNGDFTEEQLNSLLEQFGKADIYVVNTRVPRSYESHVNAVLAKAAKKRANVTLVDWYSRSENHTEYFAPDGIHLEPPGVRALTNSIIQTIEKNHSTKKKNK
- the clpB gene encoding ATP-dependent chaperone ClpB gives rise to the protein MDINQMTHAIQNALQKAIEHAKTYKLTNVEVEAVLKAVLEAPESLFHSILERANIDTHALNQAYEDKLKNYPTVKGDNVQYGQYMSPQMNNLFVKAENYMQAYDDQYISMEHVLRAAIDVDETTKRFVDGKKDIIIEIIKKIRGGNHVTTQNPEVNYEALAKYGRDLVEEVRKGNMDPVIGRDEEIRNTIRILSRKTKNNPVLIGEPGVGKTAIVEGLAQRIVKRDVPDSLLDKTVFELDLSALVAGAKYRGEFEERLKAVLKEVKESEGRILLFIDEIHMLVGAGKTDGAMDAGNMLKPMLARGELHCIGATTLNEYREYIEKDSALERRFQKVAVAEPTVEDTISILRGLKERYEVHHGVRIQDRALVAAAELSDRYITDRFLPDKAIDLVDQASATIRTEMGSNPTELDQANRRVMQLEIEENALKKESDEASRIRLKELQEELAEEKEKQAALQARVENEKEKIAKVQKKRAELDESRKALEDAENNYDLEKAAILQHGKIPELEKELKALEAAFQEEKGTDSDRIIREVVTDEEIGEIVSQWTGIPVSKLVETEREKLLHLSDILHERVVGQDRAVDLVADAVVRARAGIKDPNRPIGSFLFLGPTGVGKTELAKSLASSLFDSEKHMIRIDMSEYMEKHAVSRLIGAPPGYVGHDEGGQLTEAVRRNPYSVILLDEVEKAHTDVFNVLLQILDEGRLTDSKGRSVDFKNTIIIMTSNIGSQILLENVKDSGKIDDATEKAVMNSLNAYFKPEILNRMDDIVLFKPLTMDDMQMIVDKILINLNMRLMDQRITLEISDEAAKWMAETAYEPQFGARPLKRFVQRHVETPLARMMIKENLPEGTIVYGDLKDGDIHFEVEKPQSVDSENE